Proteins encoded by one window of Clostridium cagae:
- a CDS encoding EscU/YscU/HrcU family type III secretion system export apparatus switch protein has translation MTERKKAAALKYELNNTEAPMIAASGMGHIADKIIEKAQENEVPIVYNKELANLLCNVDVGDEIPTELYEAVAHVIAFVTDIDKTL, from the coding sequence ATGACTGAAAGAAAAAAAGCAGCAGCTCTTAAGTATGAATTAAATAATACCGAAGCTCCAATGATAGCAGCATCAGGAATGGGACATATTGCAGATAAAATAATAGAAAAAGCGCAAGAAAATGAAGTTCCCATAGTTTATAATAAAGAGTTAGCAAATTTGTTATGTAACGTTGATGTTGGAGATGAAATACCAACAGAGTTGTATGAGGCAGTAGCTCATGTGATAGCATTTGTAACTGATATAGATAAAACACTATAA
- a CDS encoding flagellar hook-length control protein FliK: protein MPGIWNVNNVYNNSNTRKFSSKLTFSVGEKFSGRIVSKGDGKDVTIRLSDGWQFIAELDGNINLDDLKLLNFQVEDFKDGKLKLKLIPNEQKGEEVSNEVFKEVMDKEGLSKEDINILEKMIKHNISLTKDNINKIKGLIQFNENINLSSDNIDDFIQNYLQSKGIDINTPKGELIKQNLMEFFSNFKNMSSDEILLFLENNIEFSTENIKSFNELFNGDLSIEKLLYKLSQELDNSQSNLKDIQNKEIITDKEYLNKENINNEFLKNNNKNSLISKIYDSNDVSKNKVSVVSLLKSITGDKERILNDYLNDIINSRAENLTTKEFNRLISLTSKFEDSDIVNLIKNQLSTKGLSDETIKSNGLDSKVIDGKNLLENTLGKILNKEVNLTNEEFKRFNDLIKYKLQTNINEQDVKPEAIKIDKSQNSQLKSDINNLYSKDIENFSNKDLIKQEMVNKFNEVKNIVKDIINNIDNKAVGYEKVMEMIKGNIGEFKIFNSISEQYYYLNFQVPVNAEEYPCKLIIKDNRKGGKKIDKTNVKMVVNVKTIHLGDVDGYLTLKDNRIDINLKCDNKYVDIISKNKNKLKSGLETLGLVTEVSVSLREEPINLVTCGKFFNDLSISNIDIKV, encoded by the coding sequence ATGCCTGGTATTTGGAATGTAAATAATGTCTATAATAATAGTAATACAAGAAAATTTTCTAGTAAATTAACTTTTTCAGTAGGAGAAAAATTTAGTGGAAGAATTGTATCTAAGGGGGACGGTAAAGATGTTACTATAAGATTATCAGATGGATGGCAATTTATTGCAGAACTTGATGGGAATATAAATCTAGATGATCTTAAACTATTAAATTTTCAAGTAGAAGATTTTAAGGATGGAAAGTTAAAATTAAAGTTGATACCTAATGAACAAAAAGGTGAAGAAGTTTCTAATGAGGTATTTAAGGAGGTAATGGATAAAGAGGGTTTATCTAAAGAAGATATAAATATATTAGAAAAAATGATTAAACATAATATCTCATTAACTAAGGATAATATAAATAAAATTAAAGGATTAATTCAATTCAATGAAAATATAAATTTAAGCTCAGACAATATAGATGATTTTATACAAAATTATCTTCAAAGCAAAGGTATTGATATAAATACTCCTAAGGGAGAATTGATAAAACAAAATCTTATGGAATTTTTCAGTAATTTTAAAAATATGTCAAGTGATGAAATATTATTATTTTTGGAAAATAATATAGAATTCTCAACAGAAAATATAAAAAGCTTTAATGAGCTTTTTAATGGTGATTTATCAATAGAAAAATTATTATATAAATTATCTCAGGAGTTAGATAATTCACAATCAAATTTAAAAGATATACAAAATAAAGAGATAATAACTGATAAAGAATATTTAAATAAAGAAAATATAAATAATGAATTTTTAAAAAATAACAACAAAAATTCTTTAATATCTAAAATATACGATTCAAATGATGTTTCAAAGAATAAAGTTAGTGTTGTATCATTATTGAAGAGTATTACTGGTGATAAGGAAAGAATTTTAAATGATTATTTAAATGATATAATTAATTCTAGAGCTGAAAATTTAACAACGAAGGAATTTAATAGACTAATTTCATTAACATCAAAATTTGAAGACAGTGATATAGTAAATTTAATTAAAAATCAGTTATCAACTAAAGGATTATCTGATGAAACTATAAAATCTAATGGTTTAGATAGTAAAGTTATAGATGGTAAAAATTTATTAGAGAATACTTTAGGAAAAATTTTAAATAAAGAAGTAAATTTAACTAATGAAGAATTTAAAAGATTTAATGATCTTATTAAATATAAATTACAAACTAATATAAATGAACAGGATGTAAAACCAGAAGCAATTAAGATTGATAAAAGTCAAAATTCTCAATTAAAATCTGATATTAATAATTTATATTCAAAAGATATTGAAAATTTCTCAAATAAAGATTTGATAAAACAAGAAATGGTAAACAAATTTAATGAAGTAAAAAATATTGTAAAAGATATAATAAACAATATTGATAATAAAGCAGTAGGTTATGAGAAGGTTATGGAAATGATAAAGGGTAATATTGGAGAATTTAAAATATTTAATTCTATAAGTGAACAGTATTATTATCTAAATTTTCAGGTTCCTGTTAATGCAGAAGAATATCCTTGTAAACTAATTATAAAAGACAACAGAAAAGGTGGAAAAAAAATAGATAAAACTAATGTAAAAATGGTTGTTAATGTTAAAACTATACATTTAGGTGATGTTGATGGATATTTAACATTGAAAGATAATAGGATAGATATAAATTTAAAGTGTGATAATAAGTATGTAGATATAATAAGTAAAAATAAGAATAAATTAAAATCTGGATTAGAAACACTAGGACTAGTTACAGAAGTTAGTGTTTCATTAAGAGAAGAACCTATTAACTTAGTAACTTGTGGCAAATTTTTTAATGATTTAAGTATCTCAAATATTGATATTAAGGTATAA
- a CDS encoding GTP pyrophosphokinase, whose amino-acid sequence MAINDWKSFLMPYEQAVEELKVKLKSIRKEYRRKNEYSPIEFVTGRVKEVSSILEKANKFEIPIDQVRYELEDIAGIRIMCQFVDDITKVVELLRGRKDMQILYEKDYVRNVKESGYRSYHMIIKYQVNMAEGPVDILAEFQIRTLAMNFWATIEHSLNYKYKQNIPTQLKEKLKSSADAAFKLDEEMLQIKDEIKDAQKLFEVKSSIISNIMNSLLTLSSLGKEAEAARHEKTLNKLIQYGEIWELDNLLFYVKKDVEKYRE is encoded by the coding sequence ATGGCAATAAACGATTGGAAAAGTTTTTTAATGCCGTATGAGCAAGCAGTAGAGGAACTTAAGGTAAAATTAAAGTCTATAAGAAAAGAATATAGAAGAAAAAATGAATATTCACCGATAGAGTTTGTTACTGGCAGAGTAAAAGAAGTTTCTAGTATATTAGAAAAAGCTAATAAATTTGAAATACCTATAGATCAAGTTAGATATGAATTAGAAGACATAGCTGGAATAAGAATAATGTGTCAATTTGTAGACGATATAACTAAAGTTGTAGAATTATTGCGTGGCAGAAAGGACATGCAAATTCTTTATGAAAAAGACTATGTTAGAAATGTAAAAGAAAGTGGTTATAGAAGCTACCACATGATAATAAAATATCAAGTAAATATGGCAGAAGGACCAGTAGATATTCTTGCAGAGTTCCAAATTAGAACTTTGGCTATGAATTTTTGGGCTACTATTGAACATTCGCTTAATTATAAATATAAACAAAACATACCTACTCAGTTGAAAGAAAAACTTAAAAGTTCAGCTGACGCAGCTTTTAAATTAGATGAAGAAATGCTACAAATAAAAGATGAAATAAAAGATGCCCAAAAGCTTTTTGAAGTGAAATCTAGCATAATTTCAAATATTATGAACTCTTTATTGACTTTAAGCTCATTAGGTAAAGAAGCAGAAGCAGCAAGACATGAAAAGACTTTAAATAAACTTATTCAATACGGAGAAATTTGGGAATTGGATAACTTATTATTTTATGTTAAAAAAGATGTTGAAAAATATAGAGAATAA
- a CDS encoding methyl-accepting chemotaxis protein: MGFFQKKKYTEDKTLENTQNITLPQANDNSEITKIGIGLSELKSESSGIHNSINDINASVSHLADLSMSENHEANHATNLLHDFRSNMEELALNITNVHGQVLDTDKVADNGIVSIENLDTSLNELQHMFTVSTKTINALVSKLESVNMITDSISQIASQTNLLSLNAAIEAARAGEAGKGFSVVAGEVRKLAENSKLAVQSITDILEEIKTDIIQASEAMNSGNSALAVQHTSLSATKGSFNNIKSSIEETIDEITTCIGNLTTASSKKDDVIDCVEKVNDIAKKNSDLTQEIAFKLDTQSDSLDKFNDTLDNLSKNISQ, translated from the coding sequence ATGGGATTTTTTCAAAAAAAAAAATATACAGAGGATAAGACTTTAGAAAATACACAAAACATTACTTTACCACAAGCTAATGATAATTCAGAAATCACCAAAATAGGCATAGGTCTTTCTGAATTAAAAAGTGAAAGTTCTGGAATTCATAACTCTATTAATGATATTAACGCATCAGTATCACATTTAGCAGATTTATCAATGTCTGAAAATCATGAAGCAAATCATGCAACAAATTTATTACATGATTTTAGATCTAATATGGAAGAACTAGCATTAAATATTACAAATGTTCATGGTCAAGTATTAGATACAGATAAGGTAGCTGATAATGGAATTGTATCAATAGAAAATTTAGATACATCATTAAATGAATTACAACATATGTTTACAGTTTCAACTAAAACTATAAATGCTTTAGTTAGTAAATTAGAATCTGTGAATATGATAACTGATTCTATCAGTCAAATAGCTAGTCAAACAAATCTTTTGTCATTAAATGCTGCAATAGAAGCTGCAAGAGCTGGTGAAGCTGGTAAAGGATTCTCAGTTGTTGCTGGTGAAGTAAGAAAACTTGCAGAAAATTCAAAATTAGCAGTTCAAAGTATAACAGATATATTAGAAGAAATTAAAACAGATATAATTCAAGCGTCCGAGGCCATGAATTCTGGGAATTCTGCTTTAGCTGTTCAACATACTTCTTTAAGTGCTACAAAAGGTAGTTTCAATAATATTAAATCTTCTATAGAGGAAACTATTGATGAAATTACAACTTGCATAGGAAATCTTACAACTGCTTCAAGTAAAAAAGATGATGTTATTGATTGTGTTGAAAAAGTAAATGACATTGCAAAAAAAAATTCTGACTTAACTCAAGAAATTGCATTTAAACTAGATACACAATCAGATTCTTTAGATAAATTTAATGATACATTAGACAATCTAAGTAAAAATATTTCTCAATAA
- the tyrS gene encoding tyrosine--tRNA ligase, whose amino-acid sequence MANVLDELLDRGYIKQFTHEEETRKLLENEKVTFYIGFDPTADSLHVGHFIAMMFMAHMQRAGHRPIALLGGGTAMVGDPSGKTDMRKMLTKEQIQHNVDSIKKQMERFIDFSDDKALIVNNADWLLDLNYVDFLREVGVHFSVNRMLSAECFKQRLEKGLSFLEFNYMLMQGYDFYVLNQKYGCKMELGGDDQWSNMIAGVELVRRKAQGDAMAMTCTLLTNSQGQKMGKTVGGALWLDADKVSPFDFYQYWRNVDDADVEKCLALLTFLPMDEVRRLGTLEGAEINGAKKILAYEVTKLVHGDEEAKKAEEAANALFSGGADMSNVPTVTISKEDLGSTVLDVMAKVKIVPSKKEGRRLIEQGGLSINGEKITELTRTLNDDDFKDGSALIKRGKKNYNKIEIQ is encoded by the coding sequence ATGGCAAATGTATTAGATGAGTTACTTGATCGTGGGTACATAAAACAATTTACTCATGAAGAGGAAACAAGAAAATTATTAGAAAATGAGAAGGTAACTTTTTATATAGGATTTGATCCAACTGCAGACAGTTTACATGTAGGTCACTTTATAGCGATGATGTTTATGGCTCATATGCAAAGAGCTGGACATAGACCGATAGCTTTATTAGGCGGCGGAACAGCGATGGTTGGAGATCCAAGTGGTAAGACTGATATGAGAAAAATGCTTACTAAGGAACAAATACAACATAATGTTGATTCTATAAAAAAACAAATGGAAAGATTTATAGACTTTTCTGATGATAAAGCCTTAATAGTAAACAATGCAGATTGGTTATTAGATCTTAATTATGTTGACTTTTTAAGAGAAGTAGGAGTTCATTTCTCAGTTAATAGAATGTTAAGTGCAGAATGTTTTAAACAAAGATTAGAAAAAGGATTATCATTTTTAGAATTTAACTATATGTTAATGCAAGGATATGATTTTTATGTTTTAAATCAAAAATATGGATGTAAGATGGAACTTGGTGGAGATGATCAATGGTCTAACATGATTGCTGGTGTTGAGCTTGTAAGAAGAAAAGCACAAGGCGATGCGATGGCTATGACTTGTACATTATTAACTAATAGCCAAGGACAAAAAATGGGTAAAACTGTTGGTGGAGCATTATGGCTTGATGCTGATAAAGTATCTCCATTTGATTTCTATCAATATTGGAGAAATGTTGATGATGCAGATGTAGAAAAATGTTTAGCATTATTAACTTTCTTACCAATGGATGAAGTAAGAAGGTTAGGTACTTTAGAAGGTGCTGAAATTAATGGAGCTAAGAAAATTCTTGCTTATGAAGTTACAAAACTTGTTCATGGCGATGAAGAAGCTAAGAAAGCAGAAGAAGCAGCTAATGCTTTATTCTCAGGTGGTGCTGACATGTCAAATGTACCAACAGTAACTATATCTAAAGAAGATTTAGGTTCAACAGTTTTAGATGTAATGGCTAAAGTGAAAATAGTTCCATCTAAAAAAGAAGGAAGAAGATTAATAGAACAAGGTGGTTTATCTATTAATGGAGAAAAGATCACTGAATTAACAAGAACATTAAATGATGATGATTTTAAAGATGGATCTGCTTTAATAAAAAGAGGTAAGAAAAATTATAATAAAATAGAAATACAATAG
- a CDS encoding DUF2225 domain-containing protein: MCEAEIKKHLFLKQVHCPICEFKFKVNAVKVNSPRILSKDSDFFIRYSSPNPYFYDIWICNNCGYASMKVDFFKIKKHQKKIVLEKIKPLWKPRDYPDIITASIAAQRYKLALVTSVILNSNYSTKAMISLKIAWMYRLSGDIQNELHFLEKALKGFNEAYIIESFPMYGLQRDSTMYILGELNRRLGNDSEALIWYSKAITTIGASYKIKELARNGRDLIKANDN, translated from the coding sequence GTGTGTGAAGCAGAAATAAAAAAACATTTATTTCTAAAGCAAGTGCATTGTCCTATATGTGAATTTAAATTTAAAGTTAATGCTGTGAAAGTTAATTCGCCAAGGATACTATCTAAAGATTCTGATTTTTTCATAAGATATTCTTCACCAAATCCTTATTTTTATGATATATGGATTTGTAACAATTGCGGATATGCTTCTATGAAAGTAGATTTTTTTAAGATAAAAAAGCATCAGAAAAAAATTGTTTTAGAAAAGATAAAACCTTTATGGAAACCTAGAGATTATCCAGATATAATTACTGCAAGCATTGCTGCTCAGCGTTATAAACTTGCATTAGTAACTTCTGTAATATTAAACTCTAATTATAGCACTAAAGCTATGATTTCTTTGAAAATTGCTTGGATGTATAGACTTTCAGGTGATATACAAAATGAATTGCATTTTTTAGAAAAAGCATTAAAAGGTTTTAATGAAGCATACATTATAGAATCATTTCCCATGTATGGTCTTCAACGTGATTCTACAATGTATATTTTAGGAGAACTAAATAGACGACTTGGTAACGATTCAGAGGCTCTTATATGGTATTCTAAAGCAATAACCACTATTGGAGCTTCATATAAAATAAAGGAATTGGCTAGAAATGGTCGAGATTTAATAAAAGCTAACGATAATTAA
- a CDS encoding Ger(x)C family spore germination protein gives MKIKRIFIISLVILISFSMVSCFNYNDINKVTFVTSIIFDEDENSNVVLYLDCVKAFRNANESIEKGKRLIYKGEGKTALEAIRDVNMSASFKLNFTQNRAYIFTGNAVKNGMKKYIDLINNNPEFPITPNMFAYFDDVDKLLELSSSDEEYLGLFLDDLVGKNENSSKVIKLNTNDYMIQRLMPNNLSIMSTLKLKQDARDKKIELGGGTIIQNDRMIGKIDTLNTLSYNLLTNNIESGILEVVNPNAKNNFITLKILDSKIKTSVDYSNDKIVLNKKLKLKTNIAESQSKFMVNKEFINSICELEEASIKAHLKDTFNEYREKNVDILQVVNLLNQKYGYEKEEDYLSKVELNIEVDIDIDGSGRTKNSL, from the coding sequence ATGAAAATTAAAAGGATTTTTATAATTTCATTAGTAATTTTAATATCCTTTTCTATGGTTTCCTGTTTTAACTATAACGATATAAATAAGGTGACCTTCGTAACAAGTATTATATTTGACGAAGATGAAAATTCTAATGTTGTTTTGTATTTAGATTGTGTTAAGGCATTTAGAAATGCTAATGAGAGTATTGAAAAAGGAAAAAGATTAATATATAAGGGTGAAGGTAAAACTGCTTTAGAGGCAATCAGAGATGTTAACATGTCAGCTAGCTTTAAATTAAATTTTACTCAAAATAGAGCATATATTTTTACTGGTAATGCTGTTAAAAATGGAATGAAAAAATATATAGATTTAATAAATAATAATCCTGAATTTCCAATAACACCAAATATGTTTGCTTATTTTGATGATGTGGATAAACTTTTAGAATTATCAAGCAGTGATGAAGAGTACTTAGGATTATTTTTAGATGATTTAGTAGGAAAAAATGAAAATTCATCAAAAGTAATAAAATTAAATACAAATGATTATATGATTCAAAGATTAATGCCTAACAATTTATCTATTATGAGTACATTAAAATTAAAGCAAGATGCACGTGATAAAAAAATAGAATTAGGTGGTGGGACAATAATTCAAAATGATAGAATGATTGGAAAAATAGATACGCTAAATACTTTGAGTTATAATCTTTTAACTAATAATATTGAAAGTGGAATATTAGAGGTTGTAAATCCAAATGCAAAGAATAATTTTATAACGTTAAAAATACTAGATTCTAAAATAAAAACATCTGTAGATTATTCTAATGACAAAATAGTATTAAATAAAAAGCTTAAGTTAAAAACTAATATTGCTGAATCACAAAGTAAGTTTATGGTGAATAAAGAGTTTATAAATAGTATTTGTGAATTAGAGGAAGCAAGTATAAAAGCACATTTAAAAGATACGTTTAATGAGTATAGAGAAAAAAATGTAGATATATTACAAGTAGTAAACTTGTTAAATCAAAAATATGGGTATGAAAAAGAAGAGGACTATTTATCTAAAGTAGAACTTAATATTGAGGTAGATATAGATATAGATGGAAGCGGAAGAACTAAAAATAGTTTATAG
- a CDS encoding metallophosphoesterase, which produces MALYTISDLHLAMNIEKPMDIFGENWVGHCEKIKKNWIEKVKDDDMVLIAGDISWSLKESDSKFDLDWIDSLPGKKVISKGNHDYWWGSISKLNKLYENTKFLQNNFYTYKNYAICGTRGWICPGGDKYSSKDEKIYSREQIRLKLSLEAAKSNGYKDIIVMIHYPPTNDKFEESAFLEIFKEYGVKKVIYGHLHGPSLKGNVLNGDLDGIEYILSSADYLDFNPKLIIE; this is translated from the coding sequence ATGGCACTTTATACTATTTCAGATTTGCATTTAGCAATGAATATTGAAAAGCCAATGGATATATTTGGAGAAAATTGGGTGGGTCACTGTGAAAAAATAAAGAAAAATTGGATAGAAAAAGTTAAAGATGATGACATGGTATTAATAGCAGGAGATATTTCATGGTCACTTAAGGAAAGTGACAGCAAATTTGATTTAGATTGGATAGATTCATTACCTGGTAAAAAAGTCATAAGTAAAGGAAATCACGACTATTGGTGGGGAAGTATATCTAAATTAAATAAATTATATGAAAATACAAAATTTCTTCAAAATAATTTTTATACTTATAAAAATTATGCGATTTGCGGTACTAGAGGGTGGATTTGTCCAGGCGGAGATAAGTATTCATCTAAAGATGAAAAAATTTATAGTAGAGAACAAATAAGATTAAAATTATCTTTAGAGGCAGCAAAAAGTAATGGATATAAAGACATTATAGTGATGATTCATTATCCACCAACTAATGATAAATTTGAAGAATCAGCCTTTTTAGAAATATTTAAAGAATATGGTGTAAAGAAAGTTATATATGGACATTTACACGGACCATCATTAAAAGGTAATGTATTAAATGGTGACTTAGATGGAATAGAATATATATTATCATCAGCAGATTATCTTGATTTTAATCCAAAGCTGATTATAGAATAA
- a CDS encoding peptidoglycan-binding protein, which translates to MGKGYILVRLFKFKDALPNTKGKLIITNAENGEIVYEKDDAFDISGRSEFIEVITPEKGLSQQPYEEGVIPYGIYNIDILPENFEEVIIDGVSVFEDITSIQNVEVGEEEENNYNNGLPQKIIIPPEQLVLNAKRDKQVGSMVQPLVLERPYIPEFIVVHLGPPSVPAENVTVGFVDYIKNVASSEIYPTWPEESLKANIYCQISFALNRIYTEWYRGKGYSFQITNSPAYDQYFIKGRNIFDNISKIVDEIFSEYIVTIGNRTPLFAQYCNGTTVKCDGLSQWGSVDLANAGMQALDIIRYYFGYDKDLVRATMIEGIPESYPGTPLRLNDENNNVKVIQKQLNRISQNFPAIPKIPYENGKFDKSTEDAVKVFQKVFNLTQDGIVGRATWYRISSIYVGVKRLAELDQEPEIDGENPPPGGEYPGYLLKYGSRGEKVKEVQSYLSVISKSYNIPSIKADGIFGQMTKDAVIAFQRLFGLAPDGIIGINTWNKIYYVYKDLIKGTGQQDLNEEFDGKYPGYLLSYGSRGEKVREMQTYLSVISKSYNIPSINADGIFGEMTRNAVLSFQRLFGLAQDGVVGLNTWNKIYEIYRGSEKSNVEEKIYSADYPGYVLKENLYGDDVRWLQTYLNAISEFYKEIPKIKVDGMFKKKTKSAVMEFQKKFGLNVDGKIGVNDWKKLISVYNSLDGGQNINKSDILYDYPGFDLELGDRDGYVTVLQKYINVLAKNNYLSNQIIENGVFDKRTEKAIKELQEKFGIKVTGIVDKLTWDKTASLYEFLYTGKGSKRNRK; encoded by the coding sequence TTGGGAAAGGGATATATATTAGTAAGACTATTTAAGTTTAAGGATGCTTTGCCTAATACAAAAGGAAAACTTATAATTACTAATGCTGAAAATGGAGAAATAGTATATGAGAAAGATGATGCTTTTGATATTAGTGGAAGAAGTGAATTTATAGAAGTAATAACACCAGAAAAAGGTTTATCTCAACAACCATATGAAGAAGGAGTTATTCCATATGGTATATATAATATAGATATATTGCCTGAAAATTTTGAAGAAGTTATTATTGACGGTGTAAGTGTTTTTGAAGATATTACTTCTATACAAAATGTCGAAGTTGGTGAAGAAGAAGAGAATAATTACAATAATGGTTTACCTCAAAAAATTATTATTCCACCAGAACAGCTTGTACTTAACGCAAAAAGAGATAAACAAGTAGGTTCTATGGTTCAGCCTTTAGTTTTAGAAAGGCCATATATACCTGAATTTATTGTTGTACATTTAGGTCCACCAAGTGTACCTGCTGAGAATGTAACAGTAGGATTTGTAGATTATATTAAAAATGTTGCTTCAAGTGAAATATACCCAACATGGCCTGAAGAATCATTAAAAGCCAATATATATTGCCAAATATCATTTGCATTAAATAGAATTTATACAGAATGGTATAGAGGTAAGGGATATTCATTTCAAATTACTAATTCACCTGCATATGATCAATATTTTATAAAGGGTAGAAATATATTTGATAATATAAGTAAAATAGTAGACGAAATTTTTAGTGAATATATAGTAACTATTGGTAATAGAACACCACTTTTTGCACAATATTGCAATGGTACAACAGTTAAGTGTGATGGATTATCACAATGGGGAAGTGTAGATTTAGCCAATGCAGGTATGCAAGCTTTAGATATTATTAGATATTATTTTGGTTATGATAAAGATTTAGTTAGAGCAACTATGATTGAAGGAATACCAGAATCTTATCCGGGAACACCTCTTAGACTTAATGATGAAAATAATAATGTTAAGGTTATACAAAAACAATTAAATAGGATATCTCAAAATTTCCCTGCAATACCTAAAATACCATATGAGAATGGGAAATTTGATAAATCAACTGAAGATGCAGTAAAGGTGTTTCAGAAAGTTTTTAATCTTACCCAAGATGGAATTGTAGGAAGAGCTACTTGGTATAGAATATCATCTATTTATGTTGGTGTAAAAAGATTAGCAGAGCTTGATCAAGAGCCAGAAATTGATGGAGAAAATCCACCTCCAGGGGGAGAGTATCCAGGATATTTATTAAAATATGGTTCAAGGGGAGAAAAAGTTAAAGAAGTTCAGAGTTATCTTTCAGTTATATCTAAATCGTATAATATACCAAGTATTAAGGCAGATGGAATATTTGGTCAAATGACAAAAGATGCTGTTATAGCTTTTCAAAGGTTATTTGGATTAGCTCCAGATGGAATAATAGGAATAAATACTTGGAATAAAATATATTATGTATATAAAGATTTGATTAAAGGAACTGGACAGCAAGACCTTAATGAAGAATTTGATGGAAAATATCCAGGTTATTTATTAAGTTATGGCTCAAGAGGAGAAAAAGTTAGAGAAATGCAGACATATCTTTCAGTTATATCTAAATCATATAATATACCAAGTATTAATGCAGATGGAATATTTGGAGAGATGACAAGAAATGCTGTATTATCTTTTCAAAGATTATTTGGGTTAGCTCAAGATGGGGTAGTAGGATTAAATACTTGGAATAAGATATATGAAATTTATAGAGGTTCAGAAAAGTCTAATGTAGAAGAAAAGATTTATTCAGCTGACTATCCAGGATATGTGTTAAAAGAAAATTTATATGGCGATGATGTTAGATGGTTACAAACTTATTTAAATGCCATATCTGAGTTTTATAAAGAGATACCTAAGATAAAAGTAGATGGAATGTTTAAGAAAAAAACTAAAAGTGCTGTAATGGAATTTCAAAAAAAATTTGGATTGAATGTAGATGGAAAAATTGGCGTAAATGATTGGAAAAAATTAATATCAGTATACAATAGTTTAGATGGTGGACAAAATATTAATAAATCTGATATATTATATGATTATCCAGGTTTTGACTTAGAATTAGGAGATCGAGACGGATATGTCACAGTTTTGCAAAAATATATAAATGTTCTTGCTAAAAACAATTATTTATCAAATCAAATTATAGAAAATGGTGTATTTGATAAAAGAACAGAAAAGGCTATTAAAGAACTACAGGAGAAGTTTGGAATAAAAGTAACGGGAATAGTTGATAAACTTACTTGGGATAAAACAGCATCATTATATGAATTTTTATATACTGGTAAAGGAAGCAAAAGAAATAGAAAATAA